One segment of Nostoc piscinale CENA21 DNA contains the following:
- a CDS encoding beta strand repeat-containing protein, giving the protein MKVTLANLGLIGAFYILAIGNSHVQAEVKPDTTLGTAVSPGSGSNSYNITGGTAVGNNLFHSFSQFSIPAGGSATFSSTSGIQNIFSRVTGGEVSDINGSITTNSGVNLFLLNPAGIIFGKDASLNVGGSFIGTTANSIKFADGKEFSTNITQSPLLSMSVPVGLQLGGNPATISVQGMGNNSKLNPTSPVTGLTSTNGLQVKPGKTLALIGGNLVLDSSFLSAPSGRIELGSITQGSANINLTPHALTFSYPSNGSSFGNIQMSQRAVVSVRGTSPGSIQLQGKQINLRDGSLLVVQNLGKSQAGDITVNATESLQVIGRSSDFLSSSGIVNETLLSGTAGNIVIKTPTLTIDRGAIVMSRSYQSARGGNITINANAVSVGGVDPKDPSTVPLFGVLVAAAFGTKPGGDLSISTNSLSILGGANVGTRSFSSGKGGNVKVTADTVNVSSLNAPPGSLFISLLSANTFGPGDAGDLHLDTRKLSIENGGLVSVSSVSRGNAGNLTINATESIDVSGMKDAANPSYIGAIARLFILRTPTTISNNSTAKANAGSVTINTPKLSIRDGARVFVENEVQGDAGTLNVNANTLYLNNGSSLSASTKVGQGGNINLQLRDYLLMRNGSFINAEAGAAGNGGNITINSPIILGLENSDIIANAFQGKGGNIDITTQGIFGLKYSSQLTPENDITASSQFGVNGTVEVNNVGVDPNSGLVELPANVTDQSQQIASGCSNTNGSSFVATGRGGVPQNPTQELRSDRTWSDIRDISAFHTKQPTQAQIPKPSEILFQATSWRRNPQGKIELVAAKSSTNVQPLLSCAAVPKS; this is encoded by the coding sequence ATGAAAGTAACTTTGGCTAACTTAGGTTTAATAGGTGCATTCTACATCTTAGCTATTGGTAACAGCCATGTTCAGGCAGAAGTCAAACCCGATACTACTCTCGGCACTGCTGTGTCTCCTGGGTCTGGAAGTAATAGTTACAACATCACTGGCGGTACGGCTGTTGGCAATAATTTATTTCATAGCTTTAGCCAATTCTCTATTCCTGCTGGTGGTTCTGCCACCTTCAGCAGTACTTCTGGCATCCAAAACATTTTTAGTCGAGTGACTGGTGGTGAGGTTTCCGACATTAACGGTTCCATCACAACTAATAGTGGTGTAAATCTGTTTTTACTCAACCCGGCGGGGATTATTTTTGGGAAAGATGCGAGTTTAAATGTGGGTGGTTCTTTTATCGGCACAACGGCAAATAGCATAAAATTTGCTGATGGCAAAGAGTTCAGCACCAATATAACTCAATCCCCATTGTTAAGCATGAGTGTACCTGTAGGGTTACAACTTGGGGGCAACCCGGCAACTATTTCCGTGCAAGGAATGGGAAATAATAGTAAATTGAATCCTACATCTCCTGTTACTGGATTAACTAGTACAAATGGCTTACAGGTTAAACCTGGAAAAACACTAGCTTTAATAGGTGGTAATCTCGTTCTCGATAGCAGCTTTCTTTCTGCACCGAGCGGACGAATTGAACTTGGCAGCATAACTCAAGGCAGCGCAAATATCAATCTTACGCCACACGCATTAACATTTAGCTATCCCAGCAATGGTTCTAGCTTTGGAAATATCCAAATGAGTCAACGTGCTGTTGTATCTGTACGCGGGACAAGTCCAGGTTCGATTCAACTTCAGGGTAAACAGATCAATCTTCGGGATGGTTCTTTGCTGGTAGTACAAAATTTAGGCAAAAGTCAAGCAGGAGATATTACTGTTAATGCTACAGAATCGCTACAAGTAATTGGGAGATCCTCAGATTTTCTCAGTTCCAGTGGCATAGTCAATGAAACTCTACTATCAGGAACCGCAGGAAATATTGTAATTAAAACTCCAACATTAACAATTGATCGCGGGGCAATTGTCATGAGTCGTAGCTATCAATCGGCCCGTGGTGGTAACATCACAATCAATGCCAATGCAGTTTCTGTAGGTGGAGTTGATCCGAAAGATCCATCTACTGTTCCGCTCTTTGGTGTGCTTGTTGCTGCTGCTTTTGGAACTAAGCCAGGTGGAGATTTATCGATTTCTACTAATAGCCTTTCAATTTTGGGCGGTGCTAATGTTGGTACTAGGAGCTTTTCTAGTGGTAAGGGAGGCAATGTTAAAGTTACTGCTGATACCGTGAATGTCTCAAGTTTGAATGCTCCCCCTGGATCACTTTTTATCAGTTTGCTATCAGCGAATACTTTTGGCCCTGGAGATGCAGGAGACTTACATTTAGATACTCGGAAATTGTCAATAGAAAATGGGGGTTTAGTCTCAGTTTCGAGTGTGAGTAGAGGGAATGCTGGCAACCTTACCATTAATGCCACTGAGTCAATAGATGTGAGCGGGATGAAAGACGCAGCAAATCCTAGTTATATTGGAGCGATCGCCCGTTTATTCATACTGAGAACTCCTACAACAATTAGTAACAATAGTACCGCTAAGGCAAATGCAGGTAGCGTCACAATTAATACTCCTAAATTAAGCATTCGTGATGGAGCAAGAGTGTTTGTTGAAAATGAAGTTCAAGGTGATGCAGGAACCTTAAATGTTAATGCCAATACCTTGTATCTCAACAATGGTAGTAGTCTTTCTGCATCCACAAAAGTTGGTCAAGGGGGTAATATCAATCTGCAACTCCGCGATTATTTGCTTATGCGTAATGGTAGTTTCATTAATGCTGAAGCTGGTGCTGCTGGCAATGGTGGTAACATTACCATTAATTCACCTATCATTCTCGGCTTAGAAAACAGCGATATCATTGCCAATGCTTTCCAAGGTAAAGGCGGAAATATTGACATTACAACTCAGGGGATTTTTGGTTTAAAATATAGTTCGCAACTAACACCAGAAAATGATATCACTGCTAGTTCACAATTTGGGGTGAATGGTACAGTTGAAGTGAATAATGTTGGTGTTGACCCCAATTCAGGTTTAGTAGAACTACCAGCAAATGTTACTGATCAATCACAGCAAATAGCAAGTGGTTGTTCTAATACCAATGGTAGTAGTTTTGTTGCTACAGGAAGAGGTGGTGTACCGCAAAACCCAACACAGGAATTAAGGAGCGATCGCACCTGGTCAGACATCCGCGATATCTCTGCATTCCACACCAAACAACCAACACAAGCCCAAATACCAAAACCCTCAGAAATACTTTTCCAAGCTACTTCCTGGCGACGTAATCCCCAAGGTAAAATTGAGTTAGTTGCTGCTAAATCTTCTACAAATGTTCAGCCATTGTTAAGCTGTGCAGCAGTACCTAAAAGTTAA
- a CDS encoding S1C family serine protease gives MMTQFNDELSAVAAKLRQSTVKIKSGGLGVGSGVIWQADGLIITNAHVATSQQPTVELSDGRVFAAVRSHFDPQQDLAVLKISATNLHPATIGNSDTLRVGELVLAVGNPLGDDGAFTMGMVHSNHQQAVIADLQLYPGNSGGCLADCLGRVVGINTMIVNGLAVAIPSNTVNRFLSGNHRWQLGVTLQSVVIDRHSLGLLVLSVLPGSVAETVGLQIGDVLIGVAGRLFTKPDDLAKYLHYSQESIPLQVLRGRQQFIVDIAKKNAVEAT, from the coding sequence ATGATGACACAATTCAATGATGAACTGTCCGCAGTTGCCGCTAAACTGCGTCAAAGCACAGTCAAAATTAAAAGCGGTGGGTTGGGAGTTGGTTCTGGGGTAATTTGGCAAGCAGACGGGTTGATTATTACGAATGCTCATGTGGCGACCAGTCAGCAGCCGACTGTAGAATTATCTGATGGTAGAGTATTTGCGGCGGTGCGATCGCACTTTGACCCCCAGCAAGACTTAGCCGTACTCAAAATTTCTGCAACTAACTTACATCCTGCCACCATCGGTAATTCCGATACATTGCGAGTTGGTGAATTAGTTTTGGCTGTGGGTAATCCTTTAGGTGATGATGGCGCATTCACAATGGGGATGGTTCACAGCAATCATCAACAAGCAGTCATCGCAGATTTACAGCTTTATCCTGGTAATTCTGGTGGATGTTTAGCTGATTGTCTGGGACGAGTTGTTGGGATCAATACAATGATTGTCAATGGTTTGGCGGTGGCAATTCCTAGCAACACAGTTAACCGCTTTCTGAGTGGTAATCATCGTTGGCAACTCGGAGTCACCTTACAATCGGTAGTCATAGACAGGCACAGTCTTGGTTTATTGGTATTATCTGTACTTCCTGGTAGTGTGGCAGAAACTGTTGGTTTGCAAATTGGCGATGTCTTAATTGGGGTTGCAGGACGGTTATTCACCAAACCCGATGACTTGGCAAAATATCTGCATTACAGCCAGGAGTCCATACCATTACAAGTGTTGCGAGGGAGACAGCAATTTATCGTTGACATTGCCAAGAAAAACGCTGTGGAGGCTACATGA
- a CDS encoding Uma2 family endonuclease, giving the protein MAQVLPKLLTFEEFVVWLPDNTGKRYELHDGIIVEMPQPSGTHEKVTGFLAGEITVEYKRLKLPYFIPKTALVKPPRKSSGYSPDVVLINDANLHNEELWEKESTVMYSESIPLIIEVVSTNWEDDYYTKLGNYEAMKIPEYWIVDYAALGARKFIGNPKQPTISIYHLVDEEYQVTQFRNSERILSPTFPNLQLTANQIFQGVL; this is encoded by the coding sequence ATGGCTCAAGTTTTACCCAAACTATTAACCTTTGAAGAATTTGTGGTATGGCTACCGGACAACACCGGAAAACGTTACGAACTACATGATGGAATCATCGTAGAAATGCCTCAACCAAGTGGAACACATGAAAAAGTTACGGGTTTTTTAGCAGGAGAAATTACCGTTGAATATAAACGCTTAAAATTGCCATACTTTATCCCTAAAACAGCATTAGTCAAACCACCAAGAAAATCATCAGGTTACTCGCCAGATGTGGTTTTAATCAACGATGCTAATCTACATAATGAGGAACTATGGGAGAAAGAATCGACCGTCATGTACAGTGAATCGATTCCTTTGATTATTGAGGTTGTGAGTACAAATTGGGAAGATGATTACTATACTAAATTAGGAAATTACGAAGCTATGAAGATTCCCGAATATTGGATTGTAGATTATGCTGCTTTGGGAGCTAGAAAATTTATTGGGAATCCTAAACAACCAACTATTTCTATTTATCATCTAGTTGATGAAGAATATCAAGTTACTCAATTTAGAAATTCAGAAAGGATTTTATCTCCCACTTTTCCAAATTTACAACTAACTGCTAATCAGATTTTTCAAGGTGTTTTATAA
- a CDS encoding ShlB/FhaC/HecB family hemolysin secretion/activation protein, translating into MRGYFSVKTKLIISHTHKHQLISQPRRITLKPLTFSFVIAAVLCNYHQAYGQTANPQSLPPGRIEEIPVTPLPSDALPQPSEKEPLLPPVELPDQPTTGEDDPNIKFRVERIEVIGSTVFTPKDFAPITAPFVGREVSFAELLQVKEAISKFYTDKGYVTTGAIISPQTLDAGVVKIQVVEGSLQEIKIVGNRRLNSNYIRDRIRIGAGKPLNVPRLLEKLQLLRLDSRIKNISAELQTGTTPGTNILRVEVQEADTFTGSVSLDNGRSPSVGSFRRGIDVQEANLLGLGDTLSVGYTNTNGSNTIAASYTLPVNAYNGALSFSVNQGWNNVIEEPFSVLDIQSNSTAYEFGFRQPLLQKPTQELAVGISFSRQESQTIIGLDNIGGFPLSPGADENGRTKISALRFTQEYTHRSSTQVFAARSQFSLGVDWFGASVSDEAPDSRFFSWRGQAQWVRQFAPDTLFLSRADLQLAANNLVPLEQFGLGGQLSVRGYRQDTLLTDSGFLFSSEFRFPIVRANKIQGVLQLAPFVDVGQGWNTKGNNPSTNTLVGAGFGLLWKQGNNFSARLDWGIPIISVDGDKRSLQENGLYFSMQYSLF; encoded by the coding sequence ATGCGTGGGTATTTTAGTGTGAAGACAAAATTGATAATTAGCCATACACACAAGCATCAACTAATTTCTCAACCGCGCAGAATAACACTGAAACCTTTAACATTCAGTTTTGTTATTGCAGCAGTATTATGTAATTATCATCAGGCATACGGACAAACTGCCAACCCGCAGAGTTTACCACCAGGAAGAATAGAAGAAATTCCGGTTACGCCCTTACCATCAGATGCGCTACCACAACCATCAGAAAAAGAGCCATTACTTCCGCCTGTGGAATTACCTGATCAGCCAACAACAGGAGAAGATGATCCTAATATTAAATTCCGGGTAGAGCGCATTGAAGTTATTGGCAGTACAGTATTTACACCAAAAGATTTTGCACCGATTACAGCCCCTTTTGTGGGGCGCGAAGTATCCTTTGCAGAGTTATTACAAGTCAAAGAAGCTATTAGCAAGTTCTACACCGATAAAGGCTATGTCACCACTGGGGCGATAATTTCACCGCAAACACTAGATGCAGGAGTCGTCAAAATTCAGGTAGTTGAAGGTAGTTTGCAAGAAATCAAAATTGTGGGTAATCGACGATTGAATAGCAACTACATTCGCGATCGCATTCGTATAGGTGCAGGAAAACCCCTAAATGTGCCACGCTTACTGGAAAAACTACAACTACTCCGACTCGATTCCCGCATTAAAAATATCTCTGCGGAATTGCAAACCGGTACAACTCCCGGAACTAATATCTTACGTGTCGAAGTTCAAGAAGCCGACACCTTCACAGGATCAGTCAGCTTGGATAACGGGCGATCGCCTAGTGTTGGCAGTTTTCGCCGGGGTATAGATGTCCAAGAGGCCAATCTATTAGGACTAGGGGATACTTTGAGTGTGGGTTATACCAATACTAATGGTAGTAATACCATTGCAGCTAGTTACACATTGCCTGTAAATGCTTACAACGGCGCTTTATCTTTTAGTGTTAATCAAGGCTGGAACAACGTTATTGAAGAACCTTTCAGCGTTCTGGATATTCAATCAAATAGCACCGCGTATGAATTTGGATTTCGTCAACCATTACTGCAAAAACCTACTCAAGAATTAGCGGTGGGAATATCATTTTCCCGCCAAGAAAGTCAAACAATCATTGGTTTAGATAATATTGGCGGCTTTCCTTTATCTCCGGGAGCCGACGAGAATGGCAGAACCAAAATTTCTGCCTTGCGCTTTACCCAAGAGTATACCCACCGCAGCAGTACACAAGTTTTCGCCGCGCGATCGCAATTTAGTTTGGGAGTCGATTGGTTTGGAGCTAGTGTGAGTGATGAGGCTCCTGATAGCCGCTTTTTTAGTTGGCGAGGACAAGCACAGTGGGTTAGACAATTTGCTCCAGATACCTTGTTTTTAAGTAGGGCTGATTTACAACTAGCCGCAAATAATCTAGTACCTTTAGAGCAATTTGGATTAGGTGGACAGCTAAGTGTGCGGGGTTATCGCCAAGACACATTACTCACAGATAGCGGCTTCTTGTTTTCCTCAGAATTTCGCTTTCCCATTGTGCGTGCTAACAAAATCCAAGGAGTGTTACAACTAGCACCATTTGTTGATGTCGGTCAAGGCTGGAATACCAAAGGTAACAATCCTTCGACAAATACCTTAGTGGGTGCAGGGTTTGGGCTGTTATGGAAACAAGGCAATAACTTTTCTGCCCGTTTAGATTGGGGTATTCCAATCATCTCTGTGGATGGCGACAAGCGATCGCTCCAAGAAAACGGATTGTACTTCTCTATGCAGTACTCACTGTTTTAA
- a CDS encoding response regulator transcription factor codes for MIRVMVIAASVVVQVGLSSVINHHPQLTVVGTTSDLETFTKEFEQLQPDVLLLDFSSHLSSTWTKLQQISEQQILLITEDIENIDLEIGLRSGVRGILPSTSTEAEITAAIEAIASGLIVLHPDYLELLPIREKVVTNPVQTLTPREIEVLGMLGSGLGNKAIAKRLQISEHTVKFHVSSIFQKLAVSSRTEAVTAGVRLGLIML; via the coding sequence ATGATCCGAGTGATGGTAATTGCTGCTTCTGTAGTCGTGCAGGTAGGTTTGTCGTCAGTCATCAATCATCATCCCCAATTAACTGTAGTAGGAACGACATCAGATTTAGAGACATTCACCAAGGAATTTGAACAACTACAACCAGATGTATTGCTGTTAGATTTCAGCAGTCATCTTTCATCAACTTGGACAAAATTGCAACAGATATCAGAACAACAAATTTTGCTAATTACGGAAGATATCGAAAATATTGACCTAGAAATTGGCTTACGTTCTGGTGTCCGGGGGATATTACCCAGTACTAGCACAGAAGCGGAAATTACTGCGGCTATTGAAGCGATCGCATCGGGTTTGATAGTACTGCATCCAGATTATTTAGAATTACTCCCCATCCGCGAAAAAGTTGTGACTAACCCTGTACAAACTTTGACACCCAGAGAAATTGAGGTGTTGGGAATGTTAGGTTCTGGGTTGGGTAATAAAGCGATCGCTAAACGTCTACAAATTTCTGAACATACGGTAAAGTTCCATGTTTCATCCATCTTTCAAAAGCTGGCTGTCTCCTCCCGTACGGAAGCAGTGACGGCTGGTGTCAGGCTGGGTTTAATTATGCTGTAA
- a CDS encoding ABC transporter ATP-binding protein, producing the protein MRSIGRVLKSLGNYRWTSLGALISVLLLTVANAVTPQLFRWGIDQGIAPRNLQIVLYSAAWMVVAAIARGLFNFGQSYLAEAASQGVAYDLRNKIFSKIQNLSFSYHDQSQTSQLLTRVTSDIEQIRTFVGTSLIQVIGGLITLVSIAVILLIMNWQLALITLSAVPISAWLMARFVNRNNQLFGQIQQQLGNLNAVLQENLLGIRVVKAFVRESAEKSRYTTLNDALVTANMQTIRAIRNTFPFIFLLSTLVTLAVFGYGGIQVIFGSFSIGELVAFNSYLVLIFQPILLIGFAAPAIAQAAASATRVFEVVDAAVEIRDRPNAMLFDTCGGRITFENVSFRYPGATTEALKNVSFETKPKELIAVLGMTGSGKSTIMNLIARFYDVTGGAIRIDGRDVRDFTLQSLRSHIGIVFQESTLFSGTIRDNIAYAKPNASLEQVIEVAKTAQIHDFVISLPDGYNTIVGERGVGLSGGQKQRIAIARTLLTDYSILILDDSTSAVDAKTATQIQAELDDLMQQKACVTFVVAQRISTVKNADRILLIDKGQLVAQGTHEELMRISPLYGVILESQIQHHQVKS; encoded by the coding sequence ATGCGGTCAATTGGTCGCGTGTTGAAGAGTTTAGGCAATTACCGTTGGACTTCTTTGGGAGCTTTGATTAGTGTTTTACTATTAACAGTTGCCAATGCTGTGACACCGCAATTATTTCGTTGGGGAATTGATCAAGGTATTGCACCGCGCAATTTACAAATAGTACTTTATAGTGCGGCTTGGATGGTAGTGGCCGCGATCGCACGGGGTTTGTTTAACTTTGGTCAAAGCTATTTAGCTGAAGCTGCATCTCAAGGTGTCGCTTATGATTTACGCAACAAAATTTTCAGCAAAATTCAAAATTTGAGTTTTAGCTATCATGATCAATCGCAGACTTCCCAATTATTAACCCGTGTCACCAGCGACATTGAGCAAATCCGCACTTTTGTTGGGACTAGCTTGATTCAGGTGATTGGCGGATTGATAACATTGGTGAGTATTGCGGTGATTTTGCTCATCATGAATTGGCAACTGGCTTTAATTACCTTATCAGCAGTCCCGATATCTGCATGGTTGATGGCAAGGTTTGTGAATCGGAATAACCAACTGTTTGGTCAAATACAACAGCAATTGGGTAATTTGAATGCGGTTTTGCAAGAAAACTTGCTAGGGATACGAGTAGTTAAAGCCTTTGTGCGCGAGTCGGCGGAAAAGTCGCGTTACACCACCTTAAATGATGCCCTCGTCACTGCAAATATGCAAACGATTCGTGCTATTCGCAATACATTTCCGTTTATCTTTTTGCTGAGTACTTTGGTGACATTGGCAGTTTTTGGCTATGGAGGTATACAGGTAATTTTTGGTAGCTTTTCGATTGGGGAATTAGTAGCATTTAACTCATACTTAGTGTTAATTTTTCAACCCATATTATTAATTGGCTTTGCCGCCCCAGCGATCGCTCAAGCCGCAGCCTCGGCCACACGAGTGTTTGAAGTAGTTGATGCTGCTGTAGAAATCCGCGATCGCCCGAATGCGATGTTATTTGATACTTGCGGTGGCCGCATTACCTTTGAAAACGTTTCCTTTCGCTACCCAGGAGCCACAACCGAAGCCCTAAAAAATGTATCTTTTGAAACCAAGCCTAAAGAACTCATTGCTGTTCTAGGTATGACAGGTTCCGGCAAAAGTACAATTATGAACTTGATTGCGCGTTTTTATGATGTGACTGGAGGAGCGATTCGCATTGATGGGCGCGATGTGCGAGATTTTACACTCCAAAGTTTGCGATCACATATTGGCATAGTCTTTCAAGAAAGCACCTTATTCTCTGGAACTATCCGCGATAATATTGCCTACGCCAAACCCAATGCCAGTTTAGAACAGGTCATAGAAGTGGCGAAAACTGCCCAGATTCATGATTTTGTGATCAGCTTACCCGATGGCTACAACACAATTGTCGGTGAACGGGGTGTTGGTTTATCTGGCGGACAAAAACAACGGATTGCGATCGCTCGTACCTTACTTACCGATTACAGTATTCTGATTTTGGATGATAGTACCTCTGCGGTTGATGCTAAAACAGCCACACAAATTCAAGCCGAACTAGATGATTTAATGCAGCAAAAAGCTTGTGTCACCTTTGTAGTAGCGCAACGTATTAGTACAGTCAAGAATGCCGATCGCATTTTATTAATCGATAAAGGTCAATTGGTAGCCCAAGGAACCCATGAGGAATTGATGCGAATTAGTCCACTTTATGGGGTAATTCTAGAATCTCAAATCCAACATCATCAAGTAAAATCTTGA
- a CDS encoding filamentous hemagglutinin N-terminal domain-containing protein, which yields MKTSIVASRIGLAIMLLWSNAANAEVTTDGTLSTEVSQPSSNSFSITKGTQYGSNLFHSFGQFSIPNGTTVTFQNPTSVQNIFARVTGGSLSNIDGTISAQGSANLFLLNPAGILFGANAKLSIGGSFVGTTADSIVFADGLKFSATNTTSPALLTMSVPVGLQLGSNPGAITVQGAGHNANFLASTQISGLNIGTRGLQVQSGKTLALVGGDIALDGGLLSAPGGQIELGSISNANVTLNSTSQGFTLSYPKTGNFGDITLTQRALASTRDLSRENGGSVKIQGSQVSIRDGSLVFVQNRSNQAAGDIVVNATEALNISGKSPKFTSSSSLVNDTVSSAAAGHIIVNTPKLNIDQGGYILNRTFSAATGGNIIINSDAIDVNGYAPGDPSPFRAVSQILAASFGKGKGGDISISTQDLSVSAGANIAARPYSSGKGGDLNIKADTIQVLGAGTPKGSYFTLVSAATFGPGDAGNLNIETRKLSVQSGGRVSASSIVLGNAGSLTINASESVDVSGMKPGETPSYIGTAVLPVGAFSKISRANAGNTTINAPIVNVADGATIFVQNTGSGTAGNLIINANTLTLKNGGNLLANTKAGEGGNINLQLRDLLLMRYGGFINAEAGGTGNGGNISINAPVIVGLENSDIIANAVQGKGGNIAITTQGIIGLKFRDTLTPREDLTNDITASSAFNVNGSVEINNIGVDPNSGLVELPANVSDPSQKIASGCTANTSSSFVAIGRGGIPQNPMQEIRSDRTWSDIRDISAFHTTKPAQAQIPKTSETLVQATSWRRNAQGKIELVAVHSGYTQPDLTCASVVAN from the coding sequence ATGAAAACAAGTATAGTTGCAAGTCGGATAGGATTGGCTATTATGCTCCTATGGAGTAATGCTGCCAATGCCGAGGTGACAACTGACGGCACACTCAGCACCGAAGTTTCTCAACCAAGCAGCAATAGCTTTAGTATTACCAAAGGTACCCAGTATGGAAGTAACCTCTTTCATAGCTTCGGTCAATTTTCCATACCTAACGGTACTACTGTCACATTCCAAAATCCTACCAGTGTACAAAACATCTTCGCTCGCGTCACAGGTGGTAGTTTATCAAATATCGATGGCACAATCAGCGCCCAAGGTAGCGCCAATTTATTTCTGCTGAATCCTGCCGGGATTTTGTTTGGGGCTAACGCTAAACTGAGCATCGGCGGTTCTTTTGTCGGGACAACCGCCGATAGCATCGTATTTGCCGATGGGTTGAAGTTTAGCGCCACCAACACCACATCGCCAGCCTTATTAACTATGAGCGTCCCTGTTGGTTTGCAACTTGGCAGCAATCCAGGAGCGATTACTGTTCAAGGAGCCGGACACAATGCCAATTTTCTTGCATCAACTCAGATATCTGGACTTAATATTGGCACCAGAGGATTACAAGTACAATCTGGCAAAACCCTAGCATTAGTAGGTGGAGATATTGCCTTGGATGGCGGGTTACTCTCCGCACCAGGAGGACAAATAGAACTGGGTAGCATCAGCAACGCTAATGTTACTCTCAATTCTACTTCCCAAGGATTTACCCTGAGTTATCCCAAGACTGGGAATTTTGGTGATATTACTCTGACCCAACGTGCTTTAGCATCTACACGCGATCTCAGCCGAGAAAATGGCGGATCTGTCAAAATTCAAGGGAGCCAGGTAAGTATCCGTGATGGTTCTTTAGTATTTGTCCAAAATCGTAGTAACCAAGCTGCGGGTGATATTGTTGTTAATGCTACAGAAGCATTGAATATCAGCGGTAAATCCCCTAAGTTTACAAGTTCTAGCAGTTTAGTCAATGACACCGTATCTTCTGCGGCAGCAGGGCATATCATCGTTAATACCCCGAAGTTAAATATTGATCAAGGTGGTTACATCTTAAACCGCACATTTAGCGCCGCCACTGGGGGCAACATTATCATCAATAGTGATGCAATCGATGTTAATGGTTATGCACCAGGCGATCCTTCTCCTTTTCGAGCCGTCAGCCAAATATTAGCCGCTTCTTTTGGTAAAGGAAAGGGCGGAGATATTTCTATTTCCACTCAAGATTTATCTGTTTCAGCCGGAGCCAATATAGCAGCTAGACCTTATTCTTCAGGTAAGGGCGGCGATCTGAATATCAAGGCAGATACAATCCAGGTATTAGGTGCAGGAACGCCAAAAGGTAGTTATTTTACTTTAGTTTCTGCCGCCACATTCGGGCCTGGTGATGCAGGTAATTTGAACATTGAGACCCGTAAGCTATCTGTTCAAAGTGGTGGGAGAGTATCGGCTTCGAGCATAGTTTTAGGCAATGCAGGTTCACTGACTATCAATGCGTCAGAATCAGTTGATGTGAGTGGGATGAAACCTGGAGAAACTCCCAGTTATATTGGTACTGCTGTTCTGCCTGTAGGCGCTTTTAGTAAAATTTCCCGTGCTAATGCAGGGAACACGACAATTAACGCACCCATTGTGAACGTTGCTGATGGTGCGACGATTTTTGTTCAAAATACTGGCTCTGGCACAGCTGGTAATCTGATCATTAATGCCAATACCCTGACACTCAAAAATGGTGGAAACCTTTTAGCCAATACAAAAGCAGGCGAAGGCGGTAACATCAATCTGCAACTGCGAGATTTATTACTCATGCGTTATGGTGGCTTTATTAATGCAGAAGCAGGCGGTACTGGCAATGGTGGCAATATTAGTATTAATGCTCCAGTCATAGTTGGGCTAGAAAATAGTGACATTATCGCCAATGCCGTACAAGGAAAGGGTGGTAATATTGCCATTACAACTCAAGGTATTATTGGTTTAAAATTCCGTGATACCCTGACTCCAAGAGAAGATTTGACAAACGATATTACAGCGAGTTCTGCATTTAATGTAAATGGCTCAGTAGAAATTAACAATATTGGTGTTGACCCCAATTCAGGTTTAGTTGAATTACCAGCAAATGTTAGCGATCCATCGCAAAAAATAGCTAGTGGTTGTACTGCCAATACTAGTAGTAGTTTTGTTGCCATTGGTAGAGGTGGAATACCACAAAACCCGATGCAGGAAATTAGGAGCGATCGCACCTGGTCAGACATCCGCGATATCTCTGCATTCCACACCACAAAACCAGCACAAGCCCAAATACCAAAAACTTCAGAAACTCTTGTCCAAGCTACTTCTTGGCGACGTAACGCCCAAGGCAAAATTGAGTTAGTTGCTGTTCACAGTGGCTATACACAACCGGATTTAACCTGTGCTAGCGTCGTAGCCAACTAA